Sequence from the Rutidosis leptorrhynchoides isolate AG116_Rl617_1_P2 chromosome 3, CSIRO_AGI_Rlap_v1, whole genome shotgun sequence genome:
ACACAGGTAGGTCTTGGTCTATCTCTTGAATCAAATGGTGACGTGGCCCATCTGGTTTTCTGGGCCCATTGAAATCAGATGTTCGTGCAAAGCCAACTAATAATCTCTTAACCCAAGGGTCATGCAATTCTTCAACTTTTTTGTAAGTAAAATTTCTATCCGAACAGTGTACATTTACCTGCCAGACCAAAGAAttgatttatatttaattaactcaCTATATTTAAGCATAATCAGATCAGATTAGACTAGATAAATTCCAGACACGGAAATTACTGGTGGGGCCCGTGCTTTCGGAATGAAAGTGAAAGCCGAATGAAGAAGACGAACATTAGATGCAAGCCTATGCTGATGTGGCAGGACCAAAGTCTGAAATTTCTTAGATTTAGATGGTAATAGTAGCATTCTCGTGACTGTTCTAACTTTATCGATTCCAAGATTCGTGTCGTCGATAGCATCGTCCCCGGTTTCCATCATTGAATCGACCAGATCATCTAAGAATTGTCGGTCCCACCTCATGATAGAAAATAATAGCTTTTCATTCAAAGAACCATTTGCTAAAAACGAAACCTCTGCTGGTGCCAAATCGATTAACCGAGTAAATCCAAATGCTCCACTTTTAGTTCCGTTTTCATCTTGATTGAAAGTGGATTGATACACGTTTTCTGAGGAGAATATGTTAAAATGTTTCTCGAATAATTCTCTGCTAAGACCATGTATTACTCCTGAAGAGAACACGTCAGAACTTCGAATAATGTCTCGGTAGACCAATTTTGGAACCTAGTAACagttaaaataaaatatgataaggCACGTGATGGTGAAGATGACAAATCCAAGGCAAATTACAGAATCAACCGATAATATTTTACAAAACACTGCAATTTTGATCACTCGGCGTTTGACTTTGACTTTGGTAGTAACTCACGCAATTACCTCATATGTAATAAGACTTTGACTTCCAGAGTAGTATATGTCCTCCAATTCTCCAAAAGGAGGTGGAAGAAATGGATTTGGGATATCCGCAAAATAAAGATACGAACTTCCTTCATTTCTTTCAAACAGTTCTGGGTGGTTACAGACCTACGGTATAAAATAATAAATGTAAATACAACAATTTAGGTAGAAAAATGTTAATCATGTACATATAAATGAAAAAACAAGGAAAGAgaatttaaaagagagaaatttgccTTTCTCAGTTGAATGACGATATTCATCAGATTCATGATTTTCTTCTCGTTAAGTCCACGGTTATTGTCAAATAACTCAGCAAGCGATATCTTGTTCTTTATAGCTTGATAAAAAGCATGCTGCCTCGAACTCAATTTGCAATGAACTGTGATTTCGGTTTTTGCGGTTAACTCAGAAACTACATCCTTTTTAACACGCCGCAACATGAAGGGCTTCAAAATTGCATGCTGGTGAAAATAATTAAAACAAAACAAATAATGTAAGGCGAATATATGTAAAAACACTTCGTAAAGACAAGCATTAAAATGCATAATATCAAGAAACTTTGCAACTGAAAGAAAAATAGATATTACTCACCAATCTGCTAAGTTGGTGCTCGTTTAACGTTCCACCATGTTCCGCATGGTTTTCAATACTGGTTCATAAAAGGAAAAGCATGATCAGAGATTCAGAGTGTGTGGGTGggtgggtggggggggggggggggggggggggtgagggGGAGTGTGGTTGATCTATATAAGACCAATAAGAACTTATTATTGTTGACGGTGGGAGTTTGAAACTTAAATATTAAATGAAATAAAAAATTTCAACAAATCATACCCTCTAGAAAACCACTCGTTAAATTGTTCATGGCTATCAAATAGGGTCGGCATGATGAAATGGAGGAGGGCCCACAACTCTGCCATGTTATTCTGAACAGGAGTACCAGTAAGAAGCAAGCGATTTCGACAATTGAAGCTGAGTAGCGTCTTCCATCGTATACTGCATGTAGTTTCCAAAAATACAATgagaaataggaaaaaaaaaataaaaattacttttaTTCTATGTTCTAAAAAGGTAAATAACAACATATATATTCTGACCTGCTTGAACTTTTTATTGCCTGAGCTTCGTCCAAGACCATATACTGCCATTTCACACGCCTGAAATACTTTTCATCCGACACTAACAGTTGATAGCTGGTAACAAGTATGTGGAATCCAGCCTCCCTATCAAGCAAAATATCAACGATACACATTCAAATTGTTATAAAAAACATTGAATTAATAATATATGTTACCGATTtagtgaaatgaaagaactgaCAGATGAGTACCTACGATATAAACGCTTTGGATTGATGTTTTTCCTAAGTACTGTCCGTTCTTGAATGCCACCCCAATAGGGAAGTGCTTTCAAGTCCGGACAGAAACGACTGATTTCATCTACCCAATTACTTAAGACAGAGGCAGGTGCAACAACCAAGAACGGGCCCCATATATTTTTCtcctgtaaaataatatataatttgaTTGATTGAATTACAACTTATTGGTAAATGTTGAAGATTTTGGAAAGAAAACGTACTTCTGCTAAATGAGCCAAGAATGCCATTGCTTGGATAGTCTTTCCAAGACCCATTTCATCAGCTAAAATACCATTTAGACCCTTTAAGCAACAGTAAAAAAGATAGTCAGTGAGTGCCAAAAGATATACAACCGGaattataatatagatatagatatataataccTGCTCATAACAGTTCACTAGCCATTGGAGACCCTTGAGCTGATACCCTTTAAGAGAACCTTTAAATAACTCAGGTGTCTGTACGGAGGATCCCATGGGCATAGTTGACCTAAAACAAATTTTGATTGGTCAACCAAACAAGTAAATCAACCAGAGTAAAGGTTACAAACAAAGCAGGTTGGGTAACAAGTCATGACAGATACGGTTAGGGTCAGGAAAGGTTAGATGACCAGTgtattattttcattttttttataaatcctACATCAGCCAATGCATTAGCTGCAACTTAAAAGTTCACCTCTTATTAGTAATACTGAAGTTTGTAGTTTATAGCATCAAATGTTTTATACCCAATTACAATGGGAATGTAACCATCACTAAGGGCCCAGTGGTTGGGGCTCTTAACCCGATCCATTTTGAACCACGAATAGCACGTCTATAGTTTTCCTCCATTTAATATGTTGTACCCCTCAAACAAACCCAAAAGTATGATAAAGCCCAATTAATCCAGGTTTATCGATTTACGCTAAGAAGGTGAAGAATATTACGGATGCAACAAGTCCATGTCAACAGATCCAGCAATTGAGGCATCTTGTTCATGGGCCCCAGTCCCTGCAGCTTGACGCAACTTCAAACATTCATCATCAAATGCATTAGTAATCAATTTTTGTTTCGCAACTGCATCTTGGGCTGCTTTTAATGCCTCCATTTTCATTTCAGCCTCTTCAGGATCTTCTTCATCAATATTGACTTCTGAAGTAGTCAATATTGCTTCTTGGTCAACTACTTTATTTTCCTCTTCTGGAAAAGTCCCTACAGGTTCGGAAGCTATCTTGTTCTGCATGAAATGACTGTAAAGTTCTGTTTGGGACAATAAGAAATTAAGCCTTTGTTGTTGGCGTTTAGCTTCACGAAGCTCCTGTTCACGTTTCAAAGCTTCTGcagcttctttttcttcttttttccTTACTTCAGCCTGATTGAGAGAGGTGATATAGATGATTTAGTGTAAATTAAATTGGAATTTTACCAACTAGAGTTATAAAAAGATATACCATTTCTTTATCTATTCGCTTCCAAAATACCAACATGTCCCTTGACAGTTTCCTTGTGCGAATTGAAGCACCTCTCATCAATTTAAGTGATCTGCTCACCTTCATTTTCACCTGGCAGAAAGGGCACACTCTTAAGCATTTAGACTAGAAGAATTAACATGCCATGTACactgtaacatgaatatataatttttGGAGATCTTTTTTGATAAAATGAATACCAAATTATCATCATGTGGCAAAATATTAATCATAGAGTTTATACACATACCTCACGTTGACAGCTTTCAACAAATCTTTTAGCATCTGTTAATTGTTTCCTGTGAAAGTTGATGAAAAACCTATGATGTTTTGGTATGTCTGCTCTGGCCATGTTCACCCAATATTTACAGATTTTATCCATCTCCTCTTTCTCAGACATATGTGGGCTGTTCAACTTTTGTTTTTTGGGCAAACTACGTTCAATAATCTGGATACAAAAGGTTCAAGGTATATATGAATGACAAAAGACAAGAAATcctaatatattatacaattaaaggTCACAGTTTTCATCCATTTACTAGATGATAGGGTTGAACTAAGTTATGTTTAACTAAAACAAAAACAGGTTGACAATCCTCGAACTCTTGAAAAGTACTTTAAATGCATAAAACCACCTACACAATATGAGTTCAAGATAATAATGACATAATATAAAAACTTTGTAATCAAACTTAACAAACtgattattttttttagaaaataaaattgTTTGGGTAAAGAGTGTTCCGGGCCAATACAACTCGACCTGTTTCAACCCGTATCAAAATATTGCCCTTTGACCCATTACCTGACCCACCTGAACAACCTATTTCGCGACCTTTGCATAAGAAAAATTTAAAATGTTCAATGCATACCTCATATGTGTCACCTTTCTCTAACACCTTCACATAGTGAACCTGTAGAGCTCCCCCATCTGACATGATACAACGTCGAATCCTCCCTGCAGCTCCTTCGGGAACAGAATACGATTCCAATGCACTATCACTGACTTTAAGACTGAATTTCTGTGAAGACTTATTTGATGATTGGACTTTTAATCTTGCCTGAAGGGATTCATACTCGGGTTTCGGGTCGCCCATACCCGGTCTGCTTCTAGGTCTAAACCTTTTGTCAGATGCCATCATTAGAGCTAATGAGCCCAAATCAAGTGGGCCTTTAAGGTAAAACTCCTCCACCATGATCTCGGACATTCTAGGTAAGTTTAATGAGGAAGTCAACATTTCGTAAGTTGGCGGAATCATGTAACTGACGCCGTTTCCAATATCCAAATAAATAGGTTCAGAAAATGACCTGTACATAAAATAGACAACTCATATATAATAGCATTTGTAGTAGAATAAAGTTCAAATAAGTCGAGGTGGCAAGTCGAAACCATCACTAATGAATGGTTTGTTCTGGGTGATGAAATCTATATCGTGCCAAAAATGTGAAGTATATATAGCTTAAAAGTAAAAGGGTCAAAGTTGCCCAAAATGTATTGTTAATGTTTAACAAGTCATAAATCATATTTGCTCATGAAGTTAGGCTATTATCTAATCACAATCTTCATAGTTAGCCAAATGACCCAAAATGTTCCAGGTCAATTGAGCTCAACTTGCTTCGACCAATACCAAAATAATGCATTTTGCCACCTGTAAGCAAGAACTATAAACAAAAGGCAAACCTATTTATGTCATGATGATGAAAAGAATCTGCTTCATAGTTGCCCAGCTTCGGAGTTATATTATCAGGTAAAAAATTTGAAGCTGTTTCAATGTTGTTTATTCGCTTACGCTCCTTTGTTTTAGAGCTCCTCTTTATTCCTGACATCCCGTTATAAGCTGACACGGGACTTatcagattatcattattattattattaacatttttcctTTTCTTGTACTTATTAATAATATGGTCACCAAGCATGGTTCTATATCGCTCTTCAGATACATAGGTATGGTAACCACCGTCCTGCTCTTCATCACTACTATACACACTTCGTCTCTTATTATTCTCCAACATCATTCCATTACTTTGGTCCACTTGTTCACCTGCTAAACACAAGATTATATAACTTTATTAATATGCATATATGTTATACATTTCAGAGTAAATGGGACAAAAAGGTACCCGGCTTTACCAAATTTAAGGAATTAAGGTACTCaactttttatgtattttttttataacttttgaaTCACCAATAAACAATCAAAAAATGCTTTAAAGAGAGTTGTGCGACTACAATTCTTATATTTAGAATCATAAAGTTACTCTATTAAAAAGTTTCTTATTTAATAAACACTAGAAAACACTTCTAAATACAACtccaataaaaattaaattaaattaaaaatagataTTATTCAAAagtaactataactataactaatgttaataataatattaatattaatacagtaCATAATGAGGAGAACAAATGTTAAGAGCTGTACCCCTGTTTTCATCATGACTGCTATTGGCATAATAATCAGATTCATCTTCTGGTTGAGGTACTTGAAATTTCATCAACGACTACAATTATAATAAATGCAACAGTAATTGAACAAAAACTAACATAATTAATTCTTTATAACTAAATTAGAGTCTCAAAAATCGCAAGTTTAATTCACACATCCACAATTATATAGCACGAACCgaaaattgaattgaattgaattgaatttgaATTAGAAAAGGGTAAAAAGAATTTAAGCATATACAAGTATATAAATTAATACCTCAAGATTGAAGAGATTGGAATAGGTATACGGATTGCTGACGTGGTGATTGGAGTCCATATTATGATggattttgaaaccctaggtttgtGACTAAACGCATTGGAGGTGATGAGCAGATAGTGAGGTATTTGGCATTGCGAATGCTATATAAGTTCCAATTGCTAACGTGAGCATGTAAGAGGTGCTTGCTAATATGCGCCACAACAAGTTCAGTTAACTCGGAACATGAGAGAGTAGCTACAGTGGTATGATCCGATTACTTTCGGGTGTGTGTCGGGTAACCCTGAGTTCATACAAGCTCACTGTTGGGTTTATAAAAGACTTAATCCGACCCGAACCGTACCAAACGTATTAAGGTCGAGTTCAAATGGATATCGAGATTTTTCTCGTTCAAATCACGAGTTAAGGAAAATTTAAATGAGACACAAAAAGTCTAATCGAATTATTCCGTAACCCACTTTTCTTAAACCTGTTTGATTTTATAAATATGTGAAAGATTTTGATATAACTAGATTCAGATTTATTCAGGCTTTCGTTGTTTGATTACCATAGAAACGAAATTCACTTCGATTCATTTTCGTCTATTTTGTTGACCTAGTGTAACTAATGTACTTTGATTCCTTCAAATTTCATAAAGTAGAAAAATTTACTTTTTAAAAATGTTTTGAATGGAAATCATTCCATCAATTGAAAACTAttgattaataaatttatatagattaataaaCTTTTGAATAGATAATAACTTGGGCTTTGCTAAGTGACCACGAAGAGCCTAGTTCGAAAACTTTTATTGAAGTTGTAAGTTTCGGGTTAAATCCTTGACAATGTCCCATTGAGCCTAATTCGAGGTTTACATTGGAGGGTGCTTTACGTGGCATTGAGGTGACGTTTGGGTTACCAATGTCCGAGGTTTAGCTGCTTTAGAGGAGTCAATATGCTCGTTAAGAGTGCTCCCAACGCATGCGCCCAGGCTCCGCCCAAGTTTTAGTCCAGGAGTACACTTATGGCACCATTTAGCCTAGCTCTAGTCCAGGGGTCTAGCCCAGCTCTTCCGCCCAAGTTCTTGTCCATTTACAACATATTTGAGGACGGCTGGACGTATATATTGCTTGTACCATGAGCATTAAAGCTTGTAACAtctttaattaaataatttaagtGGGTCCCAATTTATTTGAGGAGGTATGtcattgttgggagtgtttagtccagGTTTAGTCCTGTGAAGAAAGTGGGATGGAGGTGCTGATGTGACACTGAATGATTGGTTAGTCCTGGAAGAAACTCTGTCATGGTTGGGAGCGATCTAATAACAGGGTTCTTGGTTACCAAAAAACTAGAtagatattttatttatttactgtatttttgtattaattgtattaatatctatacgtttgattttgagtttaggttttatgcgtactcttttatgaGGATAAAATATGTCTACTCAAAAGCAATCACAATACATATTTAGATTTGAACTTTAAACCTAAAAAAATTGCATCTTAACAAGGTTTGAACTTGAAATTTTGAAATCTCTTGTGAGAACATGAACCATTAGGCCTTCTTGGTTCAACTTACAAAAATGTAAATATGAAATCACCTTCGATGACTCTGAGCATTCATTTTCGACTATTTTTAGGTTAACAAAATTTTCAACTCCCATTAAAACTTGAAGCAAACCAACCCGACCTTACGAGTCGATTTACCCATATCATATTTTTTGAATAATGATCAGCCAGAACCCGGTATAATATGTCTGCAATCTTGGCGAAATGCATATTTCATAGAACAATAAAAGCTGAAACCTCATTCAACTTACAGAGTACAACATTTTTACTCTTCTTGGTCCAAAATTGCAAAGAAAAAAAACCCACAAAATTGTTGATTATTGATCTATATTCTCGGTAAGGATCTTCACTAAGATGTAGCtgcagcagtagcagcagcagatTTCAACTTCTTCGGGGGTGGGTTTCCACCAGACACCACCACATAAGCATAGAAGCATAACATTGCAGcactgtaacatatatatatatatagcagaatAAAATTAAAAGGTTCCTGCTATGAATCAACCAACAGTTCATAATTAAATGAAGGATTTTGCTAACGACAAGGTTGTCGTTAACACGCTTAAAAACACATGTATATAGCAGTTAGTTATTAACTTTATAGTGGAGGTTATCTGATTGTACAAGTGTTTAAGCGTTTTAACGACAACGTAATGCTGTCGTTAGCAGAAAAATTCTTAAACGGATATACTTCCTTACCTTATAACAATATTGAATCCTGTTGGTAATATTTTCTTTGTCTGCATGacacaaataatataataataataatcataattaaaccAAATCGATTTGTGTATGCTTTTCTTGATTTCTTTTTTATACAACATTAAAAAATCAGTGAGTGATATAATACCGATGAGTAGGTCTGCATGTTCTTCCACAGTAGGGCAGCAGCGATTCCTATAAAATGAGAACAAAACTTGTTAAGCCGTGAAACGTTGCAGCAATCATTCAAgtataattaaacaaaataatacagTAATAATTTATATAGTATATCAAAATCACAAATTATATCCCCATGCTTATACAAAACAATATATTTCATCCAGAAATTTCAAAAACCGCATTAGATAAATACCACGTAGTAAAATTAAAGTCTGCTGATATATTTGGTACCTGCTTGTCCGAGTATGAATGGTAAGCTAGACCGTCCTTTTCCCCAGACCTTTAAGCTGAAAACGCTAAGTGCCAGCAAAGCACCTCCATAAAGTCCACCTGTCATCAAACTAGCAGGGTTCTTTGTAAACAAAAAACCAACAAGTCCCCCACTAAAAACAATTCCACCTGAAAAGAGAATACACTTATGTTAAACATACACGAAACATATGCAATTTTGAATATGGAATACACTTTACACTCACATTTTTATGCTAAAATCttttatatatacgaatatatGTCTAAGTTCATATTAAAACATTGCATTTTGCATTGCAGTATAATGGGAAAAAAATGCTCTTTTATAATTTTATGTAACAAATCAGAAATATGTTCATGGGCCAGTATAATACTCTACTGCAATCTATCTATTGAGTAATACACCTTGTTAGAAATATATCTATATTTGTCAACCTTTAAAAGGGAAGTATTTATCAACCGTTACAAGAAAAAACGTATGTTGTCCTCTTTGTACTCGTACTTAtccacaaaaaaagaaaaaaaaaaatttaaaattactAATTATTGTGTCTCACTTCTTCAACTTCAACATATTTGATTCTATACTACAATAATTTCAAAGTTTCTAATGATAAAGGTGagcaaaatagttcaaaatttccaACACTAAAGGATCTTAGAGCATGTGACATTGGTTTCGGTGTCTAATTCCAGTGTCTAGGTAGACACTGAAATTTTACACTGAAGGCAAAAGTAGAGAAATGGTCCGGTGTCTAATTTCAGTGTATAATTAGTGGGGAGTGGGTAGTGGTTCAGTGCAAATTCAACGTCGTGGAGACGATACTGAAGGGCGACGGTGAGCAGCAACAGTTGTTTAACACCGGAAGGGAGTCGCCGGCGTCGGATTTGGGAAACAGCGAAAAAAAGGTATCGACTCCGTGTGCTCTTACCATATGGAATTCCAAAGCAAAAATCATGAATCTTTGCTGCTCTTTTTGGTTCGATAACGACTTTCTCCACTTGTCCGTCAACAATTTCTCCATTAACACGTTCTTCCATACTCGAATTAGGATTTTCTAGTATATCATTTTCCGACTTTGACGTCATCGTGATATACTTCACAGCTGACTTTCTATTCGAACTAAATGTTGCAACGACATGTCGGTCACTGTTCATAAAAACCGGTAACTGCAAAGTAACAATTGCAATTTGACCTGTTATATCGTTCCCAGCGAGATATGTACTACAGTTCTACATTTGAAGCTCTACTAGAAAAACAATGATAACCCCTCTCAAAAACAGCAATTATTAAACTAATACAAAAAAGAGTCACAATTTTTTACAATTAGAGGTGTAACCTACTATAAACGTCCACATTTCTGTTTTAGTTTATCATAACATAAGAATATGATTCCACTTCAAAAATAATATACTTATTTTTCCCATTTTACCCATATTCCACTCTCGCACGAAAACGAATTGATCGAAAGTCCTAAAATCATATTCAGTGTGTAATTAACCGGGTAAATTTCACATTTAACTTTTAAAGGCATTGCTTTACATACTATAACTTAGATCTAGTGGTCACTTATTTTAAGACAGAGTGATTATTGTACTATTATTACAGTTGACTACCTAATAATCATATACTAGTAACTCAATTGTATGTATATGCCTAAACCTAGGGATCCCCAATAACTTAATTTACTGATCATACGAAAATTCTTACAAAGTAACAATTGATCATGACACAAAATCAATTCGATAGCGTTATGTAAATTCAGATaacttatgtatgtatatatgggtACCTGAGAAGGAATAAGGGTGGGGTGTGACCGATTGGCGAGATGAAAATTGTTTTGAATAGTAGCAAAGCATGTTAATTGAGATGTTGTTGCTGACATTTTTTGGGTTTGATTTTGTTGTAACTGCAATTAAAATCTTGGAACAGATTAAAGTAGgaaattttctgttttaaaaagggtttttttatttgttattattcTTGTTTTTCTTCTGAACAGTTTAGTTGAACGTGGAAGAAGGGTTTTTGAGAGGGCGTTTTTATTATTTCTTGTTAAAATATAAGTAAAGCCTTTTTGTTGGCCATGATAAACATGATAGTATTTTTTTCGTTTACTGCACCTTATTGAGACTTGAGAGCTCTACTAATAGTGATTTTTAAGCGTGTGGTTAACAAAATTCTTTATTGAGTAAATTATACGAATGGTCCCTGTAATTTACATTAAATTGTGTCGTTAGTCCCTAATTCTTAAAAGTTATAGAGATAGTCCCTGTGGTCTTAAAGAAGTTCGACAATAGTCCATTTATTAACTTCTATTAGCTTTCTTCATTAAATGAAAACATGTGCTAGTCACATGATGGTTAAAAACGCAATTTAACTATTTGGAAATGAATAAAATCCCTAACGTCAAATTTAGGGTTCTTTTGTCACGTACGCATCTACTTCATTTATTTCAATTCGTCTATTTATAATACAGACGTGTTTGTAGCATTTGACAGTAATATGGTTACATTCAGGTCAGCTGCATTATATTGTTGTACTAGTATCAACAGATAGATTTGTCATTCAAATGGTCATAAAATGACCCATATTGCTGTACAAAATTGTTGTACTATATTGTATGCTTCAAATGGGTTGTAGAATGACCCATATTGTCGTCAAATAGGTCACAAACACAAACTGTCAAATGGGTCTTCTATACACATATTCTTGTAATTTATAAGCTCAAATTCCAAACATGAAACACAGACTGTTTAACGGCATTCTTTTCATTCATAAACACAAATTATCATTACAACGAGTACCATATTAACTTCACCTGCAATACAACTAATTCATTCCGAATATCCAACACAGATTATTCTTTTGCAAAATTACAATGAACAACAAAATTACAAATAAAGTAATCGACAAACTAATGCTAAGTCTTCACCACCGCCTGTCACACTGCAAATTTCACCACTGCAAAACCATTTGTGTCAATGCCTGTCACACTGAACAAAGACATATTATGAGTAGGAAATAGTAAACGTACATTCAAATACCTTAGAATTAATCACTTCGGTATgtgttttttatttttaaactgCAATGatagtaaaaaaattt
This genomic interval carries:
- the LOC139898742 gene encoding chromatin-remodeling ATPase INO80-like; translation: MDSNHHVSNPYTYSNLFNLESLMKFQVPQPEDESDYYANSSHDENRAGEQVDQSNGMMLENNKRRSVYSSDEEQDGGYHTYVSEERYRTMLGDHIINKYKKRKNVNNNNNDNLISPVSAYNGMSGIKRSSKTKERKRINNIETASNFLPDNITPKLGNYEADSFHHHDINRSFSEPIYLDIGNGVSYMIPPTYEMLTSSLNLPRMSEIMVEEFYLKGPLDLGSLALMMASDKRFRPRSRPGMGDPKPEYESLQARLKVQSSNKSSQKFSLKVSDSALESYSVPEGAAGRIRRCIMSDGGALQVHYVKVLEKGDTYEIIERSLPKKQKLNSPHMSEKEEMDKICKYWVNMARADIPKHHRFFINFHRKQLTDAKRFVESCQREVKMKVSRSLKLMRGASIRTRKLSRDMLVFWKRIDKEMAEVRKKEEKEAAEALKREQELREAKRQQQRLNFLLSQTELYSHFMQNKIASEPVGTFPEEENKVVDQEAILTTSEVNIDEEDPEEAEMKMEALKAAQDAVAKQKLITNAFDDECLKLRQAAGTGAHEQDASIAGSVDMDLLHPSTMPMGSSVQTPELFKGSLKGYQLKGLQWLVNCYEQGLNGILADEMGLGKTIQAMAFLAHLAEEKNIWGPFLVVAPASVLSNWVDEISRFCPDLKALPYWGGIQERTVLRKNINPKRLYRREAGFHILVTSYQLLVSDEKYFRRVKWQYMVLDEAQAIKSSSSIRWKTLLSFNCRNRLLLTGTPVQNNMAELWALLHFIMPTLFDSHEQFNEWFSRGIENHAEHGGTLNEHQLSRLHAILKPFMLRRVKKDVVSELTAKTEITVHCKLSSRQHAFYQAIKNKISLAELFDNNRGLNEKKIMNLMNIVIQLRKVCNHPELFERNEGSSYLYFADIPNPFLPPPFGELEDIYYSGSQSLITYEVPKLVYRDIIRSSDVFSSGVIHGLSRELFEKHFNIFSSENVYQSTFNQDENGTKSGAFGFTRLIDLAPAEVSFLANGSLNEKLLFSIMRWDRQFLDDLVDSMMETGDDAIDDTNLGIDKVRTVTRMLLLPSKSKKFQTLVLPHQHRLASNVRLLHSAFTFIPKARAPPVNVHCSDRNFTYKKVEELHDPWVKRLLVGFARTSDFNGPRKPDGPRHHLIQEIDQDLPVSQPALQLTHRIFGSCPPMQSFDPAKMLTDSGKLQTLDILLKRLRAGNHRVLLFAQMTKMLNIIEDYMNYRKYRYLRLDGSSTIMDRRDMVKDFQDRNDIFVFLLSTRAGGLGINLTAADTVIFYESDWNPTLDLQAMDRAHRLGQTKDVTVYRLICKETVEEKILQRASQKSTVQQLVMTGGHVQGDLLAPEDVVSLLIDDPQLEQKLKEIPAQAKDRQKKAATKGIRIDEEGDACFEDVTKFEPSVDSDEPELENKKRKSSALKPRPQKGSKNVDSLAASGTELDDRPKRAKRPTKSVNENLEPAVTASG
- the LOC139898743 gene encoding protein FATTY ACID EXPORT 1, chloroplastic-like yields the protein MSATTSQLTCFATIQNNFHLANRSHPTLIPSQLPVFMNSDRHVVATFSSNRKSAVKYITMTSKSENDILENPNSSMEERVNGEIVDGQVEKVVIEPKRAAKIHDFCFGIPYGGIVFSGGLVGFLFTKNPASLMTGGLYGGALLALSVFSLKVWGKGRSSLPFILGQAGIAAALLWKNMQTYSSTKKILPTGFNIVISAAMLCFYAYVVVSGGNPPPKKLKSAAATAAATS